One stretch of Oncorhynchus gorbuscha isolate QuinsamMale2020 ecotype Even-year linkage group LG21, OgorEven_v1.0, whole genome shotgun sequence DNA includes these proteins:
- the LOC124008320 gene encoding ladderlectin-like: MTMLTSLLLLSAAFALGDANSLLEEDLCPSGWTKYGSRCLMFVKTTRSWPEAERYCVSLGDQLVSVPNVVKYLGANLASVHSSVEDQFLQALVLVKTVGFPPTWIGGFYSVKDRRWFWSDGSDFDHQNWAKGRPGAGARESCVHINFGGQQRWDNALCERSLPSVCSLRLLPLRQSIH, from the exons ATGACCATGTTGACCAGTCTTCTGCTTCTCAGTGCTGCCTTTGCTCTGGGAGATGCAA ATTCATTGCTAGAAGAAGACTTGTGTCCTTCCGGTTGGACCAAATATGGATCACGCTGTTTAATGTTTGTAAAGACTACAAGGAGCTGGCCTGAAGCAGAG CGGTACTGTGTGTCCCTTGGTGATCAACTGGTGTCTGTACCCAACGTTGTGAAGTACCTTGGCGCAAACCTGGCATCTGTGCACAGCTCCGTGGAGGACCAGTTTCTACAGGCGTTGGTCTTGGTCAAGACTGTTGGTTTCCCTCCTACCTGGATTGGTGGATTTTATTCTGTTAAG gacAGGCGGTGGTTCTGGAGTGATGGCTCCGACTTTGATCACCAGAACTGGGCTAAAGGAAGGCCTGGTGCTGGTGCCAGAGAGTCTTGTGTTCATATCAACTTTGGAG GTCAACAGCGCTGGGACAATGCATTATGTGAAAGGAGCTTGCCCTCTGTGTGCTCCCTGAGGCTCCTGCCTCTTCGCCAGAGTATCCATTAA